From Oryzias melastigma strain HK-1 linkage group LG17, ASM292280v2, whole genome shotgun sequence:
tccatccgtccatctttccatctgtccatccatccttccattctCAGAAcctgttgcagtttttttgaggtgacagggttgctggagcctatcccagctactctTGGGTAAAGTGTGTTGCAGGGGGTATGTAACCCCACCCACTCCACCTGGGGTCAATTTTGAGACTCTACTGAACCTGTGAAgcgtttttggactgtgggaagaaaccagagaaaaccctctcatgcatgaggagaacgtCCAGACTCCACACAGAGAAGACCCAGCCGGGATCTGGACCTTGTTGCTGTGAGAGTTCTAACCATTACTGCACCGTGTGGGTCATGAAACAcattctttaaacaaaaatatgtgactggtaaaaaaaactgcttcaggactaaaaaaaaatgagcagccagcaggtcaaaaaacTAACCTTAAATTCAAACGTGATAATTTTTTATGGAAAAGTAATAAAGTTTATTCCTGAAcaggaaaaaagttaaatatgacCAAATATTTCTTAGTGTTCACCTAAACATGTTATTTATATTGGAGTTCTACAGACACTGTGAATTTACTTAAATAGAAGCACTTATTACTCAAAAGCTTTATCACAATTACATGTTGTCTTTTTCAAAAGTCCAACTCATTATTAACACTCTGTTACTGAAGGAACGTTTCCTATATGAAAAACAACTAATGTGTTTACTGTCCATCAAAAGCAAAAGTTATGAAACATCTGACATAAAAAACGATATACAGTCTGGTATgagtgtttaaatgtttgattctGACAGAAAACTACAGTTAGGAGAAGTTTCCagatgaaaaagacaaaataaaataaaacaactcaaatcCTCCGTATCACAAAGTATGTACACGCGTGTCAAAAACAGCTGGTTTGGTAGAACATGGACCTAAAAGCATGAAAACGTCTTTAACTGGATTGACCCCAGAAACACAGTGAGGCAGAACTCGGTTCTGTTCGGTTCCGGCTCATAGCTAGGGGTTCTCGCTGCCGGCTGACGGAGGGGACGGGTTCTCGGCCTCGTGGAGATGCTCCATGGACTTGAGGAGGTCGGGGTCTCTCGGGGAGGCCATCATGTCCTCGCTGTTGCAGTTGACCGGGGAGCCCATGTCGGGGGTGCGGTCGCCGGGCTTCTCGGTGGGGGGCTGCAGGGCGGCGGTGGTGGGGAGGGGCAGGTTCATCATGTACAGCATGCTGCCCATGCGCTTGGAGACCTGCAGAGCAACGGTCAGATGTTAGCATCACTTTGATCCTGCAGTGGTGGATGAGAGGATCTAATATTCTTCACCAAAACTACAAATCCAAgaagatgctagctgtttttgataactttggctgttttcagtttttttggctaatttggcattcaaatattattttagttggctatcggcttcagcattttcagcaatcaatttaagcatcttcagctatcatcactagcatcttcggcgaccaaattcagcttacagcattcacaccagcattacattaaatatttctgctgctgcttccatGTGGATCCACTTTTTACTTCAATATCTAGGAGAGTCGGTAGAAAGGATTTTGTCCAGGTGAGGAGATTTTCTTCATATGAAGTTTCTTTCATGAtttcttcctttgttttattttttaaattatgctaAATGTCCACAGATCTAAAACACTCATCTCAGGAATGTGGGGTTCAGGTTTTTGTTGGTCTAGATCGGATGTCTGCAACCTTTAGGGGCCATTTAGGTCAGTTTCTTCCTGACCCAAACCCAACAACAGCTGCAAAGCTGCTTCactgtttggaaaaataaactcaaactcaatcgcacaagaggccaaaatccaaaacatacctgaggtcgcgggccgaacaggataaacatttattgaacactctaaaactacatttttaaaactttaaaaccgtaacttttaacataattatgaactagatatatagcattacctgtgataatgttagtgtgaatgctggaagatgaatttggctgctgaagatgctgaaattgatagtgagctaaaatattagtttaatgctaaattagtctaaaaaaataggttagccaaaacagctagcatgtagctgaaaaatagcaaaactttgAAATAGCCTAAATGTGGAAAGAAACCCCAAagtagctaaaacagctagcatgtaaatattagcctaattagAAACAGtctaaataatgtttaaaaaaagcctaaattagccaaaaacagctagcatgtagctgaaatattagctaaactccaaaatagtccaaaaagctagcagaatgctaatttttaaaacttaaaaactgtaactttttaacataattatgaataataaaaatgcaggaaaattattcctgaataaatcaacttaaaccttaaataactttcaatattttactctccataaaaatatattttgtcaaaattatacaagtcagaaatgagctcaagataacatcgggtcattaataacaatcaaataaaatgatctggagggccggatagaatcaccccgagggccggatccggcccccgggccttgactagTAGATAATAAAAGAGTGGCATGTGTCTCTTGAGCTGGAGGTTGTAGACCCTGGTCCAggtcattgactgtatctgagaactggactgagtgactccgccccctcgtgttccaaacaggaaatatatccaagaagccaaaatcccatagacgattgtagataaataaatagttatttctcagtcattcacttggtcagaataaacattctggatctgatacttttttaacatctttttgataatcctatttttcttcatgatatttttttcagcagttcaagttagaaactgaccaatcagacgtcACAACAGGTGACTACTTTGCACCCATTCGGCCTGCCGTCTGTCGCTCctctgtgtttatgtttgacTTTAGAcgttttttatgctgatttggagtttagctaacattacagcaacacactaaatatttttccaaaatcgTCATGGATTAGGGATTTTTAGGCAATTGTGctacaatttttcagaaatttaggtcaacctcagcgctctttcatagttctttaacaaaatttccggtctttaaatagcttttgcatttttagcaaatcccctcagtatttaaagtaaatcacactattttcagcaaaaagcttcagcatcttcagcgactactttcagcgtaaacattcacactcgtattattgcaggtaatacaaCTATTCTAGCTCTTTCTGGATTCAGACGATGAGAGTCTTCACCGACACACAGACTGGTTTTTGGACCCCCCCCCTCTGAGGGTCTGTGTACCTGAGAGCGGATCTTCAGAGCTGGACCCAGTTTGAGCCCCAGAGTGTCCAGCAGGTGCTCCTCTGACAGCAGTGGCAGCGTCTCCCCATCGATCATGTGGTCTTTGAAGGTCTGGAGGACACGTCTCATTAGTCCCGCCCCCAGCAGcagctggtgtgtgtgtggtggaaACTTACCTGGGCGTACTCTGAACAGGTGGGTATGCTGTTGACAAAGTTGTAGACGTCATTCACCGTCCACTTCCTTATGTCTTCAGGAGCTTCATCCCCGTTCAGGAAGAGGTTTGGTGGACCTTTGAGGCAAACGCGGCGTGTGAGCGGAGCAGGTCACCATGACAGCAGGAAGTTCACCAACTCACCTGGTGGTAAGAAGCCGTTTCCGGGGACCGGGAACATGTAAGGCATCCCGGCCGAGGGATACATGAACTTCTCCTGGAAAGCAGAACACTGGCTGGAGATGTCTTTGTCACCCGCACTCCCATTGGCCACGTCCGAGCATCCGTCCTGAGAGGCGGGGCACGCCTTCCGCAGAGCCGCCTCCCCCTCCTTGTATTTCTTCCTGCCCCCTGTGGGGAGCTCAGGGTCTATTTTGGCCTCTTGGTGCGTCTTGCTGGAGGCGCCCTCCTCCCCGGCGTCCCCCTTCACCTCCATCTCCTTCTCCTCCCCCGACGTGGCCTCCGGGCTCTGCTCCACGCTCTTGTCTTCAGCTTGGCCCTTCAGGTTGGACACGTGGCTCTCTGCCGTCTTGTGAATGGTCGGCCTCCTTCCCGCCCTCCGTCCCCGCTCCCTGTGGAGGGTGCTGATGGGCGGGTAGGGACTGGCTGACATGAGAATGCTGTTGGAGTGAAGCTCATCCAGGGAGGGGCGATGGACGAAGACGTCGTGACCGTCCGGCAGGCGCTGGCGCCCTCTGAACATCAGGGGGTTGGAGGGGTAGGACATGGGGTTGTCgattcccatcaaccctttctGGTGGGCGTTCTCCAGCTCCTTCTGATGCAGGATGGCGTTCATCTCCATCCTGAGCGTGAGAGGAAAGCTGTGACTGACGCTCTGAACCCCCTTTTAGGAGGAGACATCGTACTGCACGCTAGGGGTCcctcgattagtcgtcgattagtcaactaatcgaagACTGATCGAGgactaatcgacgattaaaaaagtcgacgactaatttaataagtAAATAGACtaattttaggttaatttggactTTGGCTAATATCTCTGCcacgtgctagctattttggctaatttggactttttaaaagtttttgaggctaattttgagcttagctaatatttcagctacatgctagttgttttggctaactttgacttttttaaagttttaggctatattggaatttagctaacatttcagctgcatgctatctatttcagctaatttagactttttagtttgttagaCTGTTTTgtaaattagctaatatttcagctacatgctagctattttggctaactttggctgttttcagttttttaggctaatttgtcattcaaataatattttagctcactATCGGCTTgagcgttttcagatatcaacttcagcatttttagcaatcagttttagcatcttcagctatcgtcactagcatcttcggcAACCAAATTCTAGAATTaccgcaggtaatgctatatatctagattttagttagtttgaagctaacgatgtgttttttacatccactttgtccACGATGCAATTggttgactaatcagaaaaaataatcagtgatttgtcgactattaaaataatggtttgtggcagcactactgcaCGCGTACCTGGCTATGTTCTGTTTGTGAAGGAGTTCCTGTCGCCTAGCAACCGTCTCCATGGGCTCTGAGGGCAGGAAGCCGTATCCAGCTAGAAAAACGTAGGAGAAACGTCAACGCAGAGTTTGTGGGGGAGGCGGTCAGGACATGCTTTGTGCTCACCTGGCCCAGGAAACCC
This genomic window contains:
- the samd7 gene encoding sterile alpha motif domain-containing protein 7, which gives rise to MTPREQMRKMTALGEQGTLDEKHWYRLVNGMSAGELRQRQEMIMRNQMAMAPQILTQGQQRLQGVPAQFEPRFMERELVPPTEMVASEARQMHMGPHLGPPLPPHANVLPGRGFPGPAGYGFLPSEPMETVARRQELLHKQNIARMEMNAILHQKELENAHQKGLMGIDNPMSYPSNPLMFRGRQRLPDGHDVFVHRPSLDELHSNSILMSASPYPPISTLHRERGRRAGRRPTIHKTAESHVSNLKGQAEDKSVEQSPEATSGEEKEMEVKGDAGEEGASSKTHQEAKIDPELPTGGRKKYKEGEAALRKACPASQDGCSDVANGSAGDKDISSQCSAFQEKFMYPSAGMPYMFPVPGNGFLPPGPPNLFLNGDEAPEDIRKWTVNDVYNFVNSIPTCSEYAQTFKDHMIDGETLPLLSEEHLLDTLGLKLGPALKIRSQVSKRMGSMLYMMNLPLPTTAALQPPTEKPGDRTPDMGSPVNCNSEDMMASPRDPDLLKSMEHLHEAENPSPPSAGSENP